DNA from Streptomyces sp. NBC_01260:
CGTTCCGGGGGGCCTCGCCTGCCGCAATCCGCCCGCGCGGCGGCAGGCCCCGGCTGGCTGTCCCGGCTCCCAGTGTGGTCAAGGGGGAAGGGACTGTCGCGCGGTGCGCGTCGGCGTTGCGCCATCCGTGACGCGTGGGCCCTCAGTGCGAGGGGCGGCCGTCTGCCGCTCGACAGTGGTTCCGCCCGCCTCGCGGGGCCGCGTTCATCGACACGCCGGACTGTAATCTGTTGCAGACTGGAAACATATTGCCTTGGCCCAGCGCAGGGCGCGGACGCCAAGGTGCGCGAGGAGTTCGGCGAGGTGGCCGCAGGCGGCGGGGCTGCTCAGGGTCTTCTTGTCGCTGGGCCACGGGTCGAGCGGGAGGGCGTCCAGGTCGCCCGACGGCGCGACTGCGTGCGGCGCGTACGGGGCCGCCGGTGTCACGTTCGATGACGTACGGGCCGGTCGACAGTCTGAGAGTCTCCGACCGGTGCGGCTGCAGCCCGAACGCCTGCCAGATCCGTGACCCCGACGACTGCGACAGGCCTCGCCTCCTTCGCCATCACCCAGGTCGATCAGTGTGTGTTGCACTCGCCGGGGTGGGCTCCAACGTCTTCGTGACCGCCGGGGCGACTTGCTCGTCCGTCACCGTCCCCGGCCCACCAGGACGCGGCATGTCGCCCAGGCCGGCAATCCGGCACTGGACGAACCGAGACCGGCAACGGCCCACCGCCTGAGGTGTGGAACCGAGCCGGGCCGCCACATCCTTGTTCGAGGCGCCCTCGGTACAAGCCAGGATGATCCGGCATCACAAACCCCACGCCTGCATCGTGGAACGACGCCGCACCCACCCCTACAGCGCAGCCCGTTCCGCATCCGACGGTCTTGACTCGGCCTTCGGCCGACCGGGCGGCGCCATGGGGCCAGCCCGTACGTCTGAACAGAACCCCTGGCTCACAACGAGACGCGAGCCCGCGCACGGGCAAGCAGAGCGGCCGGGTCCGGGTCCGCCTGCAGGGACTTCAGTATCAGCAGCCACCACTGGTCCAACTGCTCCCTCCAGCCCCGCCCGCCCGGCAGATCATCGGTCAGCACACAGAGACCGAAGAACGCGCACACGAGCGTCACAGCCGCGGCCGACGGCTCGACCCCTGCCGCGAGTTCACCTCTCATGCGGGCCTGAGTCAGGAGCCTGGTGGCAGCCGACGCCCAGGTATTGAACGGCGTGGGCAGGGCGGCCTCGATGCCGTGGCGTTCCGCCCACAGCCGCGCGCCCGCGCGGGCCACGACGTCCTCACTGAGGGACCGTGCGACACCGAAGCTGAGGACGACCAGTTTCTCAAGCGGAGGAATACCGGGCGTGGCATAGAGGGCGGCGAGTTGCGGCCAGGTGGCGAACTGCTCGCGCACCACCGCCAGCGCAAGCTTCTCCTTGCTGTAGTAATGGAAATAGATGGCCCCACTGGTCTTTCCCGAGTGATCACTTATGTCATTGACACTCGTTCCCGCATATCCCCGTTCGACAAATAGATGTGCTGCTGATTCCAGCAGCACTCTGCGGGTCGCACGCGCCCTTTCCTGCACTTCAGTTCCACCTTCGCTCAAATGTACTAGCGCCACGACAGGAGAGTTCAAACCCTCCCCACGGAGGGCACAGTCGCATCGCGCGAAGATCTTATTATTCGTCGCCTGCGCGCGGGCGGGGGAATATTCACACAATCCATCACCCCGCAGAGCGGGATCGTTCGCCAGGGCGTGGCAAATCCGCCCCGAACAACACTGCCGCAGCACCTCCTGCCAGGCATGTTGATGGCCT
Protein-coding regions in this window:
- a CDS encoding helix-turn-helix domain-containing protein, encoding MILACTEGASNKDVAARLGSTPQAVGRCRSRFVQCRIAGLGDMPRPGGPGTVTDEQVAPAVTKTLEPTPASATHTDRPG
- a CDS encoding ScbR family autoregulator-binding transcription factor; amino-acid sequence: MQERARATRRVLLESAAHLFVERGYAGTSVNDISDHSGKTSGAIYFHYYSKEKLALAVVREQFATWPQLAALYATPGIPPLEKLVVLSFGVARSLSEDVVARAGARLWAERHGIEAALPTPFNTWASAATRLLTQARMRGELAAGVEPSAAAVTLVCAFFGLCVLTDDLPGGRGWREQLDQWWLLILKSLQADPDPAALLARARARVSL